A genomic region of Aspergillus oryzae RIB40 DNA, chromosome 1 contains the following coding sequences:
- a CDS encoding uncharacterized protein (predicted protein): protein MYPGEPDHTTRADVESSRGGPLRLHPAFPRAPLAPSPYTEEVDLDCWSGVVVVVVYPPIIDDIHSVLDPVQIWIYPLMECVTRKLCQWLQTESHVIPQGGAMSIVSLSVSLFY from the exons ATGTATCCGGGAGAACCGGATCACACGACAAGAGCTGACGTCGAGAGCTCCAGAGGTGGTCCACTAAGGCTGCACCCCGCATTCCCGCGCGCTCCACTTGCCCCATCACCTTATACGGAGGAAGTTGATCTTGATTGTTGGagtggtgttgttgttgttgttgtttacCCTCCTA TCATTGACGACATCCATTCTG TCCTCGACCCCGTCCAAATTTGGATTTACCCATTGATGGAATGCGTAACAAGAAAGCTTTGCCAGTGGCTTCAAACAGAATCTCACGTGATACCCCAGGGTGGAGCCATGTCAATTGTCTCTCTCTCAGTGTCTCTCTTCTACTaa
- a CDS encoding uncharacterized protein (predicted protein): MSAELTKVDSAIAGLSITPKGEKEADKTAKKTHRRHSSQSEGVWNIKDLEEKKIELTLPIETQKTGWKLNTSPSSIEDKDILKLHLVNPPVKKIDLHFPLGLEVTARNLKGVTIKDALDAIHKQFKKKADDELDNPYLAGFEWDKEECWTRLIVHQTKNTTVPQTSSKKSKKKKEEA; this comes from the exons ATGTCGGCCGAACTCACAAAAGTCGATTCTGCCATTGCTGGCTTGTCAATAACTCCTAAGGGGGAGAAAGAGGCCGACAAGACGGCAAAAAAGACTCACAGGCGCCACTCATCTCAGTCGGAGGGCGTCTGGAACATCAAGGACTTGG aggagaagaagatagagTTGACTCTCCCCATTGAAACGCAAAAGACCGGGTG GAAGCTCAACACTTCACCGTCTTCAATCGAGGACAAGGATATCCTCAAACTCCATCTCGTAAACCCCccggtgaagaagattgacTTGCATTTCCCGCTGGGGTTGGAGGTGACTGCTCGTAATCTCAAGGGAGTCACAATCAAGGACGCGCTTGACGCTATCCACAAGcagttcaagaagaag GCCGATGATGAATTGGATAACCCCTACCTTGCTGGTTTTGAGTGGGACAAGGAAGAGTGCTGGACACGCCTAATCGTCCACCAGACAAAGAACACGACGGTCCCACAGACCTCCAGtaagaagtccaagaagaagaaggaagaggcATAG
- the rgsC gene encoding putative intermediate filament protein (Mdm1) (intermediate filament-like protein, sorting nexins, and related proteins containing PX (PhoX) domain(s)) yields MALKCRDIVILGTGVFIAWGLAVRCLPVLRYLGYAVGLGILLASVAFFGLVLFTTRSPNDADNSRSQCLPVAFLTPPNWQVETQGLKKRSIYNPVSLYPQSFMVSEGIDELLALVTRDFIASWYLGISPNPAFVTEVDRVFRAAIGNLRDRLLAEDLISLIVSRIFPILTTHLKEFDVAERSVRGRNLTRNVTESDELDIAIASKYRDGHLHPAAVLCLSDQKLVEQEYLRKVTVGLLPRLFPETVLSSRIVSVLVRELLSCAVLFPILSVLSDPDTWNQLVEAYGRTALQDRKTVRKLRAALDEHASPVPRSKHGNPFPRLSPTDSERAFERFVRAIRHCNNISDARRFRALVASQLKRESMVEGQDPVYLRRLETGKRVLDQKVAKLSAPASSRASHATAATTHFRPLKSSPAQEASLVDVMHDASGLSYFMEFMDRQQLMFLVQFWIVVDGLRNPLEDDFGDETSPSSTTWTETDKNDMALISETYLSKPQLKVTAESRRAVKTFLSAGKRATPEQYRKARTVILTTQSAVLEELQNVYYPKFRQSDLFYKYLASDETSHFEPHTAAVPHGDVTPAAEVFERRPLPPLMGHLRYNDASSSRLSSNDRYPQSPRSSVESTRVDDKTKPNISSLGLVDESSRLGVFADDLFPDHHKFIEDEYEEPAEIEDKDPADEVHEAPPGDLGLTEAIEALTAEIEKLGSQESVVDALTRKAELTNNTAELRILRKSKASIQREVRRKDMQRQQYMIQESDNSLYGRSTVRITSIVVGKEEDGREFAMYVVEVQRNAGEQMPAASWVVARRYSEFHELHHKLRMRYPSVRHLEFPRRRMVMKLQREFLQKRRLALEAYLQKLLLLPEVCRSRDLRSFLSQRAIIPRDEAPRDGETKDLVTRIYNSVADGMDDFLGNFGVLDQLSTAGQNLISAATSQQASTITDSGLATEDAVTAAEAEAELNAFEDRELEPFIKPICDLFLEAFELNRGNNWLRGRAVVVVLHQLLGGTIERKVREGARSLAQDESLLRYISVVKESLWPGGLLRENRIRTTSERLKSRTEASLVLATLIPDMAGNVVGRTNAQGAARRIFATLNNRRLNTHLMYTILDEIVLVLFGGGETGRMR; encoded by the exons ATGGCCCTGAAGTGTCGTGATATTGTCATACTGGGCACTGGCGTTTTCATTGCTTGGGGGTTGGCTGTACGCTGCCTGCCAGTTTTGCGGTACCTTGGGTATGCCGTCGGATTAGGCATTCTGCTTGCTTCAGTCGCCTTCTTTGGTCTTGTACTCTTCACAACCCGGAGCCCTAACGATGCAGACAACTCCCGATCTCAATGTTTGCCTGTCGCGTTTCTCACTCCCCCCAACTGGCAGGTTGAGACTCAAGGTCTAAAGAAGCGCTCCATCTACAATCCCGTGTCCCTCTACCCGCAATCCTTTATGGTGTCCGAAGGTATCGACGAGCTTCTGGCGCTGGTTACCCGGGATTTCATAGCGTCATGGTACCTTGGTATCAGTCCGAACCCAGCATTCGTGACTGAAGTAGACCGAGTGTTTCGGGCAGCCATTGGAAACCTACGTGATCGGTTACTTGCGGAAGATCTTATATCGCTTATCGTCTCCCGTATATTTCCTATTCTGACCACACATCTTAAAGAGTTCGACGTCGCAGAGCGATCGGTGCGGGGGCGGAATTTGACTCGAAACGTTACCGAATCCGATGAGCTCGACATCGCAATTGCAAGCAAGTATCGCGATGGTCATCTACATCCTGCTGCAGTGCTGTGTCTTTCAGACCAAAAGCTAGTAGAGCAGGAATACCTCAGGAAAGTCACAGTTGGGCTACTGCCTCGATTGTTCCCTGAAACCGTTTTAAGCAGTCGTATCGTTTCAGTTCTAGTGAGAGAACTACTCTCATGCGCTGTGCTCTTCCCTATACTATCCGTTCTATCCGATCCCGACACCTGGAATCAATTGGTGGAGGCCTATGGACGAACAGCTCTTCAGGATCGCAAAACGGTGCGCAAGCTTCGAGCGGCATTGGATGAGCATGCATCGCCGGTGCCTAGGTCAAAACATGGAAATCCATTCCCACGACTCTCGCCAACTGATTCAGAGAGGGCGTTTGAGCGTTTCGTTAGGGCCATCCGGCATTGTAACAATATTTCCGATGCTAGACGATTCAGAGCTCTTGTTGCAAGCCAGTTGAAGCGGGAAAGTATGGTAGAAGGGCAAGATCCCGTCTATCTTCGGCGATTAGAGACGGGAAAAAGAGTTCTTGACCAGAAGGTAGCGAAGCTTTCAGCTCCAGCTAGTAGTCGTGCATCGCACGCCACCGCGGCTACGACGCACTTTCGCCCCCTGAAATCCTCACCAGCTCAAGAGGCGTCCTTGGTGGATGTAATGCATGATGCATCAGGTCTATCTTACTTTATGGAGTTCATGGACCGTCAACAACTTATGTTTCTCGTGCAATTCTGGATTGTGGTTGATGGCTTACGCAACCCACTCGAAGATGACTTTGGTGACGAGACATCCCCAAGTTCCACGACATGGACGGAAACAGATAAAAACGATATGGCTTTAATCAGTGAAACGTATCTGTCGAAACCCCAACTTAAAGTAACGGCCGAGTCGCGTCGAGCTGTGAAAACTTTCTTGAGCGCCGGGAAGCGAGCTACTCCAGAGCAGTATCGCAAAGCTCGGACAGTGATATTGACTACTCAATCTGCGGTATTAGAAGAACTCCAGAATGTCTATTACCCCAAATTCCGACAATCCGATTTATTCTATAAGTATCTCGCTTCAGATGAAACATCTCATTTTGAACCTCATACGGCAGCTGTACCGCATGGGGATGTCACCCCTGCCGCGGAGGTATTTGAGAGACGGCCACTTCCTCCATTGATGGGCC ATCTCAGATACAATGATGCCTCGTCATCTAGGCTATCCAGCAATGATCGATATCCACAATCACCTCGTAGCTCTGTGGAATCCACACGAGTAGACGACAAAACCAAGCCCAACATCTCTTCTCTAGGGTTGGTGGATGAATCTTCGCGACTCGGCGTTTTTGCTGATGATCTCTTCCCTGACCACCATAAATTTATTGAGGACGAATATGAGGAACCCGCTGAAATAGAGGACAAAGACCCAGCTGATGAAGTCCATGAAGCCCCCCCAGGGGATCTTGGCTTGACGGAAGCGATCGAAGCACTCACGGCAGAGATTGAGAAACTTGGATCCCAGGAATCGGTAGTGGATGCCTTGACGCGGAAAGCTGAGCTCACAAACAATACTGCAGAACTAAGAATTTTACGAAAGTCAAAAGCTAGCATTCAACGGGAAGTCCGCCGCAAGGACATGCAGCGGCAACAGTACATGATCCAAGAAAGTGATAACAGCTTGTATGGTCGTTCAACTGTTCGAATCACGTCTATTGTTgtaggaaaagaagaggacggTCGCGAATTTGCAATGT ACGTGGTTGAAGTGCAAAGGAATGCTGGAGAGCAAATGCCAGCGGCGTCCTGGGTTGTTGCTCGCAGATATAGTGAGTTCCACGAACTTCACCATAAACTACGCATGAGGTATCCGTCGGTGCGGCACTTAGAATTCCCACGACGACGTATGGTGATGAAGCTTCAACGGGAGTTTTTGCAAAAGCGGCGCCTGGCGCTGGAGGCGTATTTGCAGAAGTTGCTGCTCCTGCCAGAGGTTTGCCGAAGCCGTGACCTACGgtccttcctctcccagcGAGCCATCATCCCACGCGACGAGGCCCCTCGTGATGGAGAGACCAAGGATTTGGTAACCCGGATCTATAATTCGGTTGCTGATGGTATGGATGATTTCCTGGGCAACTTCGGTGTACTCGATCAGCTCTCGACAGCCGGGCAGAATCTCATCTCTGCAGCGACTAGCCAGCAAGCCAGCACTATAACTGACTCAGGGCTAGCGACCGAGGACGCCGTGACTGCAGCCGAAGCCGAGGCAGAGCTGAATGCATTTGAGGACCGAGAATTGGAGCCATTCATCAAACCGATTTGTGATTTGTTCCTAGAGGCCTTCGAGTTAAACAGAGGCAACAACTGGCTCCGGGGACGTGCAGTTGTTGTCGTTCTTCATCAATTACTTGGAGGAACCATCGAACGGAAGGTCCGCGAAGGTGCCCGATCCCTAGCACAGGACGAGTCATTACTTCGATACATTAGCGTAGTCAAGGAGTCCCTGTGGCCAGGTGGCCTCCTGCGTGAAAATAGAATCCGAACGACATCAGAGCGGCTGAAGAGTCGCACCGAAGCTAGCCTGGTATTAGCCACCTTGATCCCGGATATGGCGGGCAATGTAGTTGGACGGACCAATGCTCAAGGAGCCGCGCGGAGAATCTTTGCGACTTTGAACAACCGGCGCCTCAATACTCACTTGATGTACACTATTTTGGATGAGATCGTATTGGTATTGTTTGGGGGTGGTGAAACAGGACGGATGCGATAA
- a CDS encoding bifunctional phosphatidyl-N-methylethanolamine N-methyltransferase/phosphatidyl-N-dimethylethanolamine N-methyltransferase (phospholipid methyltransferase), with translation MSTLSDFLDLSQSSLKWAALSIAFNPIFWNIVARAEYRKHYLTRIFGNPYYGCYFLAIAIFTLGIVRDHVYQLALEGQPYYAPVHQPILGGVLFAVGSVLVLSSMYALGVTGTYLGDYFGILMDAPVTGFPFNVTGSPMYWGSTLNFLGVALYKGKVAGILLTAEVFILYWFALQWEDPFTAEIYAKRERERAKAKQGGKSQ, from the exons ATGTCTACTCTTTCGGATTTCCTCGATCTGTCTCAATCGTCCCTCAAGT GGGCTGCACTCTCCATCGCTTTCAACCCAATCTTTTGGAA CATTGTTGCTCGTGCCG AATATCGGAAACACTACCTGACTCGTATATTCGGTAATCCATATTACGGTTGTTACTTCCTCGCAATCGCCATCTTTACCCTGGGAATCGTGCGTGACCATGTGTATCAGTTGGCCCTGGAAGGCCAGCCCTATTATGCCCCTGTGCACCAACCGATTCTGGGCGGCGTTTTGTTCGCAGTGGGATccgttcttgttctttccaGCATGTATGCCCTAGGCGTCACCGGAACCTACCTCGGAGATTATTTCGGTATTCTCATGGATGCCCCCGTCACTGGCTTCCCTTTCAATGTCACTGGCTCCCCTATGTATTGGGGAAGCACCCTGAATTTCCTGGGTGTTGCACTCTACAAGGGCAAAGTTGCCGGAATCCTCCTGACCGCCGAGGTGTTCATTCTGTACTGGTTTGCTCTTCAGTGGGAGGA CCCTTTCACTGCTGAGATCTATGCCAAGCGCGAGCGCGAACGTGCAAAGGCCAAGCAAGGCGGTAAGAGCCAGTAA
- a CDS encoding RXT2 domain-containing protein (predicted protein): protein MAAQAALIADTIVGMKRALRKENDFSGPDDPIAQPTNRGNKLRTNAKHVREGALGYIQPEDLYKQKIDHAGYTRYILQPNPVRYDSEGDELDEDDEDSEADAAAAEENPFSEIALENFLCPLKHPSELPTHPSLSHAYTSSALSNMTKAIESKLRQERALLWRARNLHRLFLGDSSWMPCGTVETPEDRWIFEPRLVTPGHKSPIGPNGQNDVPSLSTTIEMTGPSHEVHNCVPVVRTSKEAQAVESKDIQSSHTAEQDIEMAGIHNHGRESGSPTNYNEQTREPKSEEVETPVGNLPQHLDIVEANGSDAVNSHLERGQLSDTDGLQGDRKGIAGDRTDSGNEKVDTTHEGPGNVHEDETDKDEEMQDGFSPEPPRRMTTRAQANAANPQEDESDHFPPSPSSDTLSSLPIPHPLFLVPDSIRPDPNLGLSPMEAEDTRRLLWSYVQKQEETVRGFEHMLECLLRACRMKDDVLEWCKAEGHVGEMSDGEDWYDRERWGLVEGEDLKKGADEDEIEMVEESRASNKRGRGRRA, encoded by the exons ATGGCGGCGCAGGCGGCTCTCATCGCCGATACGATCGTTGGTATGAAAAGGGCTTTACGCAAAGAAAATGACT TCTCAGGCCCCGATGATCCCATCGCTCAGCCAACAAACCGAGGCAACAAACTACGGACAAACGCTAAACATGTGCGGGAGGGCGCATTGGGGTATATCCAGCCAGAGGATCTTTATAAGCAG AAAATTGACCATGCTGGGTACACACGCTATATCCTACAACCAAACCCCGTGCGCTACGACTCAGAGGGGGATGAGTtagacgaggatgatgaagactCTGAGGCAGATGCCGCTGCGGCGGAAGAGAATCCATTTTCTGAGATTGCATTGGAAA ATTTCCTGTGCCCATTAAAGCACCCATCGGAATTACCTACCCACCCTTCCTTATCCCATGCCTATACGTCAAGTGCTCTCTCGAACATGACCAAGGCTATCGAGTCTAAACTACGCCAAGAACGGGCTCTTTTGTGGCGTGCGCGGAACCTCCACAGACTGTTCCTTGGGGATAGCTCTTGGATGCCTTGTGGAACAGTTGAGACTCCCGAAGACAGATGGATCTTCGAGCCTCGGCTTGTTACCCCAGGCCACAAATCTCCAATCGGTCCAAATGGACAGAACGACGTTCCCAGTCTTTCAACAACCATAGAAATGACAGGTCCAAGCCATGAAGTACATAATTGTGTTCCAGTTGTCAGGACATCGAAAGAAGCCCAGGCAGTGGAAAGTAAAGACATCCAAAGTTCCCATACTGCAGAACAGGACATTGAAATGGCCGGTATTCACAATCATGGGAGGGAAAGTGGGAGCCCTACGAACTACAATGAGCAGACAAGAGAACCCAAGTCCGAAGAGGTTGAGACTCCCGTTGGAAACCTTCCACAGCATCTAGACATTGTTGAAGCCAACGGCAGTGACGCAGTAAATTCACACTTGGAACGCGGTCAGTTATCTGACACGgatgggcttcaaggagacagaaaaggaatTGCTGGAGATCGAACTGACTCGGGTAACGAGAAGGTTGATACGACTCATGAGGGCCCCGGCAATGTCCACGAGGATGAAACTGataaagatgaagagatgcaGGATGGGTTTTCCCCCGAGCCACCTCGTCGGATGACGACTCGAGCTCAGGCTAATGCAGCAAATCCACAAGAGGATGAATCAGACCACTTTccaccatccccttcctctgACACACTCAGCTCACTTCCTATACCACaccctctctttctcgtgCCTGACTCTATCCGCCCAGATCCCAATCTTGGTCTGTCGCCCATGGAAGCCGAAGATACACGACGACTCCTGTGGTCATATGTGCAGAAACAGGAGGAGACTGTCAGGGGATTCGAGCACATGTTGGAATGTCTGCTCCGAGCTTGTCGTATGAAAGATGATGTGCTCGAGTGGTGTAAAGCGGAAGGCCATGTGGGTGAAATGAGTGACGGGGAAGACTGGTATGACCGGGAAAGATGGGGACTGGTGGAGGGTGAAGACCTCAAGAAGGGCgcggacgaggatgagattgagatgGTCGAGGAAAGCCGCGCTTCAAATAAAAGAGGCAGGGGCCGGCGGGCATAG
- a CDS encoding putative transmembrane glycoprotein (predicted protein), translating into MALIWLIILAFTWIIDAKLVSNYPINSQLPPVARVAQQYQFVFSQGTFGGSDSSTKYSLSNAPSWLRVESKSRTLFGTPGGEDEGTVRFDLVASDELESASMEVTLIVTEDDGPRPGKQLLPQLEAIAATSAPSTILIHSGDAFDISFDHDTFTNTRPSTVYYGTSPDNAPLPSWVGFDQSNLRFSGVAPNSGPQTFAFSLVASDVAGFSAAAMKFDMTVSPHILSFNQSAQTFFVSRGEQFTSPRFKEALTLDGREPADADLTDIQTDSPSWLEFDNTTISFTGTPPIDAADENITISVTDKYQDTARLIVSLQYSQFFHDIAECDAVIGSYFYFVFDDTVLIDDSVQLEVDLGNQLPWLQYNSDNKTLHGLVPADFSPYKYTVKLTAHEGTAEDTKKFTINILDEGKPSDQGTDKSSGSSKGIHGKKVGIIAISVVIPFAFLTSLLLLFCCWRRKRRASTHEEEQLSKEKVPYSNGSELPNCQPSEETTQCTLPKLARDPPEQYSNPPKLELGPLWDTGPLDDSEQGRPIEGRKNTLSASTIDWDIAPLKVPEPEKEKQIDDIAIPPKRLSFQNSPPIHRRATTNTRKREPLKPIQPRRSLKRNSVHSSKSKRYSKRSSGISSVSSGLPVRLSGAGHGAGGFGPPGHGVVRVSWQNTHASFQSDESGVGNLAPLFPRPPPRARGSVELPKRMSLRTIEPDTLTISEADSLEAFVHSRAKNRNSSNPMFSGQFGRRTSSGLRALERARSTASRTDTINSSSYYDDYRRSVHERPWSTAMSASIYTDDNRQSTYLESLSEESLNVRPLASMTRELSQSSLAQNYSEAIAPLPRLLSELSLASARHAEPGGVNHDLGGPQHTDESQIHEPGW; encoded by the coding sequence ATGGCGCTCATCTGGCTGATAATCCTTGCTTTTACGTGGATTATTGATGCAAAGTTGGTCTCGAACTACCCTATTAATTCACAGCTGCCACCTGTGGCACGGGTCGcacaacaatatcaattcgTTTTCTCTCAGGGCACATTCGGTGGTAGTGACTCCTCAACAAAATATTCGCTCTCAAATGCCCCATCATGGCTTCGAGTGGAAAGCAAAAGCCGCACTTTATTTGGCACACCCGGGGGGGAAGATGAGGGGACAGTGAGATTTGATCTTGTGGCATCAGATGAGTTAGAGTCTGCAAGCATGGAAGTCACTCTCATCGTgacagaagatgatggacCAAGACCTGGAAAGCAATTACTTCCTCAGCTCGAAGCGATTGCCGCGACATCCGCTCCATCAACAATCCTGATTCATTCCGGAGACGCCTTTGACATATCTTTCGATCATGATACCTTTACCAACACCCGCCCCTCCACCGTATACTATGGGACATCTCCAGATAATGCCCCACTGCCTTCCTGGGTGGGATTTGACCAGTCAAATCTTCGATTCTCAGGTGTTGCACCTAATAGTGGGCCTCAGACTTTCGCCTTCAGCCTTGTCGCCTCAGATGTGGCTGGCTTCAGCGCAGCCGCCATGAAGTTTGATATGACGGTCAGCCCACATATTCTGTCATTCAACCAGAGTGCGCAGACTTTCTTCGTTAGTAGAGGAGAGCAGTTTACCAGCCCTCGGTTCAAGGAGGCGTTGACATTAGATGGGCGAGAACCGGCAGACGCCGACTTGACTGATATTCAAACTGACTCTCCTTCCTGGTTAGAGTTTGACAACACTACTATCTCATTTACAGGGACTCCACCTATTGATGCGGCGGATGAAAATATCACGATTTCGGTCACGGACAAGTATCAAGATACAGCAAGGCTTATCGTTAGCCTGCAATACTCCCAATTCTTTCACGATATAGCTGAATGCGATGCGGTCATCGGAAGCTActtctattttgtttttgatgaTACAGTCCTGATCGATGATTCCGTTCAACTTGAAGTCGACCTGGGAAATCAGCTCCCATGGCTGCAGTACAACTCCGATAACAAGACTCTTCACGGCCTTGTCCCGGCTGATTTCAGCCCGTACAAATATACAGTCAAGCTTACTGCTCATGAGGGGACCGCAGAAGATACCAAGAAGTTTACAATCAACATCTTAGACGAAGGAAAACCTTCTGATCAGGGCACGGACAAGTCCTCAGGCTCCTCCAAGGggatccatggaaagaaagttGGGATAATCGCTATTTCAGTCGTTAttccttttgcctttttaACGagtcttttgcttcttttttgctGCTGGCGCCGTAAGCGCAGAGCATCGACacatgaagaagaacagctGTCAAAGGAGAAAGTACCATACTCAAATGGTTCAGAGCTACCGAACTGTCAGCCTTCTGAAGAGACCACCCAATGTACTCTCCCGAAACTAGCCAGAGACCCCCCTGAACAATACTCAAATCCACCGAAATTGGAATTAGGTCCTTTGTGGGACACGGGTCCCTTGGACGATAGCGAACAGGGACGACCGATCGAAGGCAGGAAAAACACACTTTCTGCTTCGACCATTGATTGGGATATCGCTCCGCTGAAGGTTCCTGAACcggaaaaggagaaacagATTGACGATATTGCCATTCCACCCAAGCGGCTGTCGTTCCAGAACAGCCCGCCTATACACAGGCGAGCTACTACTAATACACGAAAGCGAGAACCTCTCAAACCAATCCAACCGAGGAGATCGTTGAAACGAAACTCAGTGCACTCATCCAAATCAAAAAGGTACTCCAAACGTTCTAGTGGAATATCATCTGTTTCATCAGGACTTCCCGTAAGGCTTAGCGGTGCAGGACATGGTGCGGGTGGCTTTGGGCCTCCTGGGCATGGAGTAGTCAGAGTGTCATGGCAAAATACGCATGCATCTTTCCAAAGCGACGAAAGTGGCGTTGGAAATTTAGCACCTTTGTTTCCTCGACCCCCACCTCGAGCAAGAGGCAGTGTAGAGCTTCCAAAGCGGATGAGTTTACGAACAATTGAGCCTGATACACTTACGATCTCGGAGGCTGATTCTTTGGAGGCCTTCGTTCACAGTAGGGCGAAGAACCGAAACTCGTCCAATCCCATGTTCTCCGGCCAGTTTGGCCGCAGAACATCTTCAGGTCTTCGTGCCCTGGAGAGAGCTCGAAGCACAGCTAGCCGCACTGATACTATTAATAGCTCCAGCTACTATGATGACTACAGACGATCCGTACATGAACGCCCGTGGTCTACGGCAATGTCTGCCTCCATCTATACGGATGACAATCGACAGTCTACGTATCTAGAATCGCTGTCTGAAGAATCCTTGAATGTACGGCCACTAGCTTCAATGACAAGAGAGCTCAGTCAATCAAGCCTGGCACAGAACTACTCGGAGGCAATAGCACCGCTTCCTCGGTTGCTCAGCGAACTAAGCCTCGCCAGTGCACGGCACGCTGAACCAGGTGGAGTGAACCACGACTTAGGGGGGCCGCAACATACCGATGAAAGCCAGATCCATGAACCAGGGTGGTAG
- a CDS encoding uncharacterized protein (predicted protein) produces the protein MAEEDKSNTNKITSGPYSPKPESPTTARPLDFDDEPQESGITSVSAAVAQQHATDVAPQKPPRPLSPQQQSETTLKEAFPTIEVSVIKAVLVASNWDVERAFHALLGMTDPSAAEQDVPPPKPPRPSATQRQLEADELYARQLAEHYNRRGPQSRLEGGHPYDRPRRDSELLEDREYSFFEDDLPVIRENIRKGFLETQTKVNSWVQNLKKRLDGEDQDSAPSSQRYRNESDAQTRRSGELGRRSGDRERYDADPQVLSDDFSALEMRDTEAPPPRPPRPLANPNLYKASSPSPDRRKVSFQEGPPTEIGGSLDDASEPSRHSPAGGKPSKWQPLSTVEPSPVGDHDPFSLGDSEDEKDTRPKDQTPADGGDRIKTATAEAIAGELPSASKANQKADGEKS, from the exons atggctgaagaagacAAATCC AATACCAACAAGATTACCTCGGGCCCATATAGTCCTAAGCCGGAGTCTCCTACGACGGCACGCCCTCTAGATTTTGATGATGAACCTCAAGAATCTGGCATTACCTCGGTGTCTGCAGCTGTAGCTCAGCAGCATGCGACAGACGTTGCCCCGCAGAAGCCGCCGCGTCCACTGAGCCCGCAACAACAGTCCGAAACAACCCTCAAAGAAGCGTTTCCAACTATTGAAGTGTCAGTAATCAAGGCAGTCTTGGTAGCGAGCAATTGGGACGTTGAACGCGCTTTCCATGCTCTCCTTG GTATGACTGACCCCAGCGCTGCCGAGCAAGatgttcctcctccaaagccacctCGCCCCTCTGCAACACAGAGACAGTTGGAAGCAGATGAATTGTATGCTCGCCAGCTTGCGGAGCATTACAATCGCCGTGGACCCCAATCCCGCTTGGAGGGTGGTCATCCATATGATCGGCCAAGAAGGGACAGTGAGCTGTTGGAGGACAGAGAGTATAGTTTTTTTGAAG ATGATCTCCCGGTGATCCGTGAAAATATCCGCAAAGGATTTCTAGAGACTCAAACAAAAGTTAACTCGTGGGTTCAAAATCTCAAAAAAAGACTAGATGGCGAAGACCAGGATTCGGCTCCGTCCAGTCAGAGGTATCGCAATGAGAGTGATGCCCAAACAAGGAGAAGCGGAGAGCTGGGCCGTCGCAGCGGGGATCGCGAACGCTATGACGCAGACCCCCAGGTTTTAAGTGACGATTTTTCAGCCCTTGAAATGAGAGATACAGAAG CTCCTCCACCAAGGCCACCAAGGCCGCTTGCCAATCCTAACCTCTACAAGGCCTCATCGCCTTCACCAGACAGACGTAAAGTGTCTTTCCAAGAGGGCCCGCCCACAGAAATTGGAGGCAGTCTTGACGATGCATCAGAACCGTCCAGACATTCTCCCGCGGGTGGGAAACCAAGCAAATGGCAACCATTGTCTACTGTTGAGCCTTCTCCTGTTGGAGATCACGATCCATTTAGTCTAGGTGATAGCGAGGATGAAAAAGATACCAGACCTAAGGATCAGACTCCCGCTGATGGGGGTGACCGCATCAAGACAGCCACAGCCGAAGCGATTGCTGGAGAGCTGCCTTCTGCATCAAAAGCAAACCAGAAGGCAGATGGCGAAAAGTCTTAA